The Oncorhynchus nerka isolate Pitt River linkage group LG3, Oner_Uvic_2.0, whole genome shotgun sequence genome includes the window caggtCTATCTTTGGTTACGCTCTCCGGAGCGTACACTGGctgctgaggagtagggttgatcagaGCGTTCTGGCctcacaacaacaacagtcaagcacccaagctaaatgAGCTTGCTTAacaagctacttccagacacaaatgagagaacacctcactctagCCATTTTAATCACCCCCAGCAgaactggttaggctgttttcatgttatttaGAGCGGTGGTGACTGTGCTGCTAGCATGACGTTTACAgtactgacaccggtcatattcaacGGATGTTGCGCGTTCGTAAATTCCTCATTCTTCGAGAGTGTTATGAATTCGGAGTAGATGGctagagtgaatttacgaacgcacccatAGTTAGCGTGTAACGTCACATAGTGgtagctaaagttggctagctagccaAGTCAAAGAGAAATAAAAGCTCTGTGGGGTAACGTTATAGCTAACTAGGCCAGTATGGGTTGACTGAATTTGCGatgaatgctagctagctaattaatgCGATGCTACGTAACGTTAGCAAATCAATTACTTTACTAGCCATCTACAGTAGCTGAACAGCCTTGCTTCGTACTGCAAGCAACTGGCTACTTCGTAGCTAGCAAGCTTGGCGTAAGAACTCGCCTCTCTCCCAACTAAAACCAGGAATTGGCGATTTAGCTTACCTTACAAAACTCGGAGCAATATTCTTTGCTTTGTACTGAACAGTTGTCGTTAGAGTATATGTATAAAGTCTCCAGTTCCAATTCTAGCCTGTCTGTTTCCAAATCACTTTCCCCCTCCGCCATACTGGCTCGTTTACCTTGCACATAAAGGGACTTCTAGCGGATAGGTTGACAAACTACAACAACTAATATCCTGGATCTAGATTGGATAACAACTACATCAATATGAAGGGTTATGAGAAAGCAAGGCAGTTGCTCGTAATGCTTTGTAACATTTTTATGACCAGGCATTAAACAGCAGGAAATCTTACGGACTGTGCATGGTTTATTTTATTAAGTGCCAAAGTGATGATAAACTGCTGGAATGGGTAGACAACAGAGATCAATACACATGGGTAAagccagtgcttgacttgggcaggagctcactggAACTGAGTACCAGCACCTCAAATGGTCTTCTGCTGGAGTTCCTGCATCTCCTAGAATATTAGCTCCAAAGTATAGagttcctgcacctaaatataaatgGTACGTGGAGAACATTCCTCATGTCACCGTGCAAAGGGCAGTTGATGTCCCTCAAGAATCTCTGCCCTACCAGTAGTGGCATCACTATCCACATACTGCAAAGCAACGTGGAATGTCAAAGCACAATACAGTAGGCAGAACAAGGCAATACAATGCCAGTATTGCCAGACAACAAGACATACAGTCGTTGATTGATGAGGTTATTTTTTATGTAACAGTGAGAACTTATTTTGGAGACAGTGATTTGGGTTACGAAGCACCCTTGTCTCTCAGCTTGGATAGCAGAATTTCATTCTTACGACACTCCTGTAAGAAAGAGTATTGAATTAGTAAAACAACATCAGTGATTCACTTTATCAGTTTAGAAGGGAAAATGCAAAAAAGACATAAAAAAAAATCAGCTCTGGGAGACTACGGTAGAACACATTCATAAAACAGTTAATTAGTTCCGTCATGTTTTACCATACATAACCAGAATACGGTTCTCTCTCAGGCCTCACCTCTTTGAAGTCCTTGACAGTTTTGAAGTAGAGCCTCTGTTTGTCCAGCAGCTCATCATTCAGCTGGTCTCTCATCTTATTctcctgcttcttcttctctatcTGTAGACCAGGAGGAGACATCACCAATATGCATCACACAACACTCATATTTAAGTGTTTTTCACTAGGGCCAGGAGGAAAGCACCTGGCGTCTTCAGCTCAAGCTGTCATTAGGCAGCGGACAGTGAAGATAAGAGAGATGGTTAGTTACCGTACTCACCTTATTGCGGCTTTGTTTGATTCCCACCACTATCTGCTCCATCTGTCTCAAGAACTGCTCCTTGGCCCCCAAAGACGCCATCGCCCTGAGCAAGACAGAAGACCACGGCTTAGACAGGAGGTAAACCTGCTGGACTCCATTACCCATAACAAGAAAAGCAGGATAGGTTTATAAAGGGTAAATTGTGAAAATACTCACTTTTGGAAGTTGTCATGGATGGAATTCAGCAAGTTCACCTACAGAAACAGATCAACACGgggtggcagatagcctagtggttagagcaatgAGTCAGTaattgaaaggttgctagatcgaatccccaagctgacatggtaaacatctatcgttctgcccctgaacaaggcagttaacccactgttcctaggccatcattttaaataagaatttgttcttaataactgacttgcctagttaaatttaaaaaacacagaAGATGATTACCATGAGTAAACAAGCTGATTTCAGCTGCAATGGCTCTATGAAATTGATGCCCTCTCCTCTTACCTCCTTCTCCAGGTACACCTTCTTGTCATCTAATGTGTAATACAAGGTGAAGAACTGCTTGGTCTCTTTATGTGTTGCTGAAACTAGGGGACACACACAAAAGTAATGGTTCTTAGATCTAAGAATTTGTTAACAAATCAATAAGTGGTTGAGGCTAAGATACCTACCTTGGCCATAGAGCTCAATGAACCTCTAATGATACTGGTTCAGTTCTGCCCTGCTCGGCACCTCGTCTATCTTCCTCTGCAGGATGGCGATCTCACGGTTCCTCCAAGCCTATCAGAGAGTAGCCCTCAGGTCATGAGCAAATAAAGGACTTGGTAAGAGGACCACTATTTGCATGCTCCAAACAGAATGCCTAAGTGAATTCAAATTGATTAAGCAGGAATGAATCCTGCTACAGCATTGTGATTTGTGCATTTTACCATCATCAGTCTGATCTTCTGTAGCTTCTGTCTGTTGTACTGCTTGTTGATTAGCTGACTCCTCTCCttagggagagagtgagaaagagggggaaagaaagtCAGTCacaacatttattaaacatagaCAAAAAAAGAGTTAGCTGGTCTTGGGAGTGTGTTACCTTCTCGTCCTCCGTATCATCTCCTGACTCCATCTTCAGGTCCTCAATGTTCTGCTGCAGGCAAACCATCTCCTCCTGGAAAAAAATTGCACTCCATGTTAGTTGTTTTGCTCTTACCAGGAAATAAGGGAATTACATCACAAATACACCTGTGAAGTAGGTCCATTTCAAACTTAAATCTAACAAGTCATATATGGATGGACTATgacagacgagctaaattacttctatgctcgcttcgaggcaagtaacactgaaacatgcatgagagcatcagctgttctggacgactgtgtgatcacgctctccgtagctgatgtgagtaagaccttaaaaACAGGTCAAGGCCGCAGGCCCAGACGCATTACCAGGACGtaatgtgctgaccaactggcaagtgtcttcactgacatttttaacctgtCCCTGAGTGAGTCTGtaaaaccaacatgtttcaagcagaccaccatagtcaatgtgcccaagaacactaaggtaacatgcctaaatgactaccgacctgtagcactcacacctatagccatgaagtgctttgaaaggctggtcatggctcacaacaccattacCCCAGAAACCCTagccccactccaatttgcataccgtcccaacagatccacagatgatgcaatctctattgcactcaatactgccctttctcactcatcactaagctcaggaccctgggactaaacacctccctctgcaactggatcctggacttcctgacgggccacccccaggtggtaagggtaggtaacaacacatccaccacgctcatcctcaacacggaggcccctcaggggtgcgtgctcagttacttcctgtactccctgttcactcatgactgcatggccaggtacgactccaacaccatcatcaagtttgctgatgacacaacggtggtaagCCTGATtactgacaacaatgagacagcctatgggGAGGTCATCAGAGACTTGGCCgtctggtgccaggacaacaacctctccctcaacgtgatcaagacaaaagagatgattgtggactacaggaaaaggaggaccgagcacacccccattctcatcgccagggctgtagtggagcaggtgatGAGttccaagttccttggtgtccacatcaccaacaaactatcatggtccaaacacactaagacagttgtgaagagggcatgaaaaaacctattccccctcaggagactgaaaagatttggcatgggtccccagatcctcaaaaggttctacagctacaccatcaagagcatctgactggttgcatcactgcctggtatggcaactgctcggcctccgaccacaaggcactacagagggtagtgcgtacggccgagtacatcaccggggccaaggttcctgccatccaggatctctatacctggtggtatcaaaggaaggccctaaaaattgtccaagactccagccaccctagtcatagactgttctctctgctaccgcacggtaccggagcaccaagtctaggtcgaaaagacttcttaacagcttctacccccaagccataagactcctaaacagctaatcaaaggacTACCGAGACCCgttttacgctgctgctgctctctggttatctaagcatagtcactttaactctacctaaatgtacatattacctcaattaacttgactaaccggtgcccttgtacattgactctgtactagtaccccctgtatataacctcgctattgttattttactgctgctctttcattATGTTATTTTTATCttcatttttttttacttaaccaacaatgcttcaAGAAGTCTAAGGGCTTGTTactaagcgtttcactgtaaggtctacacctgttgtatgtgCATGCatctgcatgtgacaaataacatttgatttgaaaatatgCAGACTCACTCTACAATGTGTCCGGAACTCCTGCTCTTGGTGCTGCAGGTTCTCATTCATGCCTACCAGAGCCCTCAGCTTCTCCAACAGTCTGTGGCACACACAGGTAGGATGAGAAAAGTCCAAAACACCTGTATAATTTTattatttattcattttattATTAGGGTTTATATACTAACAACCACTGAATTAATGACTTAATGGTTTGGTATGAATGTGCAGCATTCACCCAGTATCAGCCTGGCCCTCAGCCTCTTCCAGGGCACTCGGCTCTTTCTCCAGTCTCTCGGTCTGCTCTGTGGCCTCCAACAGTTTGCTCTTAGCTTCCACGCACCCCGATTTTACCTCCAAGTGTTTGGTTTGTAGCTGAAAACACACCAAATACACATACTTTTAGTTACTTCTGACAGGAAGATAAAGTGCATTGTatccttccatttaagaaatgcATGGTTATTTTACACAACGTTCTGTGAAATTCATAAAGTCCAGTCGTCACCTCCTCCAACTGCTTGGTCTTCTGTTGGATCTGTTTGTTCAGAGAGGTCACTATCCTACGGTGCTGCTGGATTGGCCCGTACCCTCTGGACGGTCCTCTGCAGACCTCTCCAAGTGATGGAAATGTGTATGTGGAAACACATTTAACTACACACTGTGGCATTGACTTATACTTTAAAATATTTTATGATTGCAGTTAACCATTTAACCCTGCTGTGGGAGTCGCTCACCTTCTCAGCATACTCAGATGCTATCTGTTTAATCTCCTCAGACTGCAGCCCAACTATCTGTCCCACTGTGTTGGCTGTTAGCCTCCCCTGTATTGATGTTACATATTAAATAAAACAACTTTACACAGTAATCAACCACACAGTAATCAACCACACAGTAATCAACCACACAGTAATCAACCACACAGTAAAGGCGCTGGCAAAGAGAAGAACTAAAGCCATGCCTACCTCCTCAGTCACCATGGCAGCCATGCTGGGCATCAGTGTTTTGATGCGCAGCTGAGAGGATATATCACAGGGAGTCAGGGACATCATCACAAAGAGGGATGCATTTCTGTAGTATTGGACATGGGGCTGCGGTTGGTTTTATACACATGTGATGTGACTTCACCTCCTACGCTGCCtgcaggtcctcctcctcctccacaagtCTCCATCCCTGTAATATTGTTTGTAATGATCGAcctcctgtccctgtctttatcatTCTGTAGTTATAGGCTTTGAATTCATATAATGCTACAATTAACTTTACAAATATGACAGTAATTTCAATAAATCTCACCTGGTCCTGTTTTGTCTGCTTGCTGAATCCATACCGTCTAAAACACAGGTGTAATTAGTACTTAAATCACTGTtaggcacaggaggttggtggcaccttaattggggaagaCAGGCACGTGAAAATGGCTGGAGCGTAATAGTGGAAAGGTATCAACAACATTAAACACATGGCTTCCTCCgcttcagccattattatgagccgtgctcccctcaacagcctccactgcTGTTAGGATACTGGTACATGAAAGGAGCACATAacacatgtatgcacacacacccactccatgCTTGTTTGAAATTTGTACTCTCTTCTGtatcgaaacacacacacaacaagcaTTCATGTGAAACACTCCTTGCAGTGAACGAGTCCATTTACATACTTACAGAAGGTAATCTGACATTCTAATAAAAGGATGGATGAGACACAGGAAAATAGGAAAATGAAAGGAACACAATTGTCAAATGGGAGGAGATCacatctttggacactgttaacaaccctccaggcaagcttcaatgccatacaactctccttccgtggcctccaattgctcttaaatacaagtaaaattaaatgcatgctcttcaaccgatcgctacctgcacctgcccgcccgtccagcatcgttactctggacggttctgacttagaatatgtggacaactacaaatacctaggtgtctggtgaAACTGTAATCTCtcgttccagactcacattaagcatctccaatctacaatctagaatcggcttcctatttcgcaacaaagcatccttcactcatgatgccaaacacaccctcgtaaaactgactatcccgccgatccttgactttgacgatgtcatttacaaactagcctccaacactctactcaacaaattggatgcagtctatcacagtgcaatccgttttgtcaccaaagccccatatactacccaccattgcgacctgtacgctctcgttggctggccctcgcttcatactcgtcgtcaaacccactggctccaagaccctgctaggtaaagtccccccttatctcagctcgctggtcaccatagcatctcccacctgtagcacacgctccagcaggtatatctctctagtcacccccaaaaccaattctttctttggccgcctctccttccagttctctgctgccaatgactggaacgaactacaaaaatctctgaaactggaaacacttatctccctcactagctttaagcaccaactgtcagagcagctcacagattactgcacctgtacatagcccaaacaactacctctttcccaactgtatttaatttatttatttattttgctcctttgcaccccattatttttatttccactttgcacattcttccattgcaaaactaccattccagtgttttacttgctatattgtatttactttgccaccatggccttttttgcctttacctcccttctctcatttgctcacgttgtatatagacttgtttatattgtattattgactgtatgtttgttttactccatgtgtaactctgtgtcgttgtatctgtcgaactgctttgctttatcttggccaggtcgcaattgtaaatgagaacttgttctcaacttgcctacctggttaaataaaggtgaaataaataaacattggTTCTGATTCtctctgacaaggtaaaaatctgtcgttctgcccgaacaaggcagttcctaggccgtcattgtaaattagaatttattcttaactgacccacctagttaaataaaggtaaaaacgatgctgggccaattgtgccctgccctgtgggactcccaatcacggccggttgtgatacagcctggagacAACCCGTATCGAGTCAATGAGGTAATTGAGGAAGATATGTATatgcactgctcaaaaaaattaagggaacactaaaataacacatcctagatctgaatgaatgaaatattcttattacatacttttttctttacatagttgaatgtgctgacaacaaaatcacacacaaattatcaatggaaatcaaatttatcaacccatggaggtctggatttggagtcacactcaaaatgaaagtggaaaaccacactacaggctgatccaactttgatgtaatgtccttaaaacaagtccaaatgaggctcagtagtgtgtgtggcctccacgtgcctgtatgacctccctacaacacctgggcatgctcctgatgaggtggcggatggtctcctgagggatctcctcccagacctggactaaagcatccgccaactcctggacagtctgtggtgcaacgtggcattggtggatggagcgagacatgatgtcccagatgtgctcaattggattcaggtctggggaacgggcgggccagtccatagcatcaatgccttcctcttgcaggaactgctgacacactccagccacatgaggtctagcattgtcttgcattaggaggaacccagggccaaccgcatcagcatatggtctcacaaggggtctggggatctcatctcggtgcctaatggcagtcaggctacctctggcgagcacatggagggctgtgcggccacgCAAAGAAAtgacaccccacaccatgactgacccacccccaaaccggtcatgctggaggatgttgcaggcagcagaacgttctccacggcgtctccagactgtcacgtctgtcacatgtgctcagtgtgaacctgctttcatctgtgaagagcacagggcgccagtggcaaatttgccaattttggtattctctggcaaatgccaaacgacctgcatggtgttgggctgtaagcacaacccccacctgtg containing:
- the LOC115111987 gene encoding LOW QUALITY PROTEIN: coiled-coil domain-containing protein 93 (The sequence of the model RefSeq protein was modified relative to this genomic sequence to represent the inferred CDS: inserted 1 base in 1 codon; deleted 2 bases in 1 codon; substituted 1 base at 1 genomic stop codon) translates to MAATSVFHRARTGSKIGAQYDQEGNLIQETREDEKQSVKLAEILELLLAAGYFRARIKGLGPFDKVVGGMTWCITTCNFDIDVDLLFQENSTIGQKIALTEKIVSVLPKMKCPHCQEPHQIQGLHFVHIFPVIQWLVKRAIGTKEEMGDYVRAYSVSQFQKTHSFPEDEDFLQRKEKAVKAVLDVLTVWIQQADKTGPGMETCGGGGGPAGSVGGEVTSHVYKTNRSPMSNTTEMHPSLMMSLTPCDISSQLRIKTLMPSMAAMVTEEGRLTANTVGQIVGLQSEEIKQIASEYAEKRSAEDRPEXYGPIQQHRRIVTSLNKQIQQKTKQLEELQTKHLEVKSGCVEAKSKLLEATEQTERLEKEPSALEEAEGQADTGLLEKLRALVGMNENLQHQEQEFRTHCREEMVCLQQNIEDLKMESGDDTEDEKERSQLINKQYNRQKLQKIRLMMAWRNREIAILQRKIDEVPSRAELNQYHXRFIELYGQVSATHKETKQFFTLYYTLDDKKVYLEKEVNLLNSIHDNFQKAMASLGAKEQFLRQMEQIVVGIKQSRNKIEKKKQENKMRDQLNDELLDKQRLYFKTVKDFKEECRKNEILLSKLRDKGAS